In Geobacter sp., a single window of DNA contains:
- the hypA gene encoding hydrogenase maturation nickel metallochaperone HypA encodes MHELAITQGIVDVCQEHARGRRVLEVVLEIGELAGVVPESVEFCFSAVTSGTLLEGARLVIQRIPGRGRCVDCRAEFGRSTYFDPCPECGGYQVEVLAGEELRVKELDLDEEEVRS; translated from the coding sequence ATGCACGAACTTGCCATAACCCAGGGGATTGTCGATGTTTGTCAGGAACATGCCCGCGGGCGTCGCGTGCTGGAAGTGGTGCTGGAGATCGGCGAGCTTGCCGGCGTTGTGCCGGAATCGGTGGAGTTCTGTTTCTCGGCCGTTACCAGCGGCACCCTGCTGGAGGGAGCCCGGCTGGTCATCCAGCGGATTCCGGGGCGGGGGCGCTGCGTCGACTGCCGCGCGGAATTCGGCCGGAGTACCTATTTCGACCCCTGTCCCGAGTGCGGCGGCTACCAGGTGGAGGTCCTTGCCGGCGAGGAGTTGCGGGTGAAAGAGCTGGACCTGGACGAGGAAGAGGTCCGAAGCTGA
- the hypB gene encoding hydrogenase nickel incorporation protein HypB codes for MCITCGCETTGHEHGHQHRHDDGTVHSHVHSHEHGHVHGDEHGHEHGHEHEQGDASVSRARMTVETDILARNDRLAAANRAIFAQHGIFVLNLVSSPGSGKTTLLERTLKDLAGRFRCAVIEGDQQTDNDAVRIAATGVPVRQINTGTGCHLDAHMVRHALDHFDLHQLDILLIENVGNLVCPASFDLGEHHKAVVLSVTEGEDKPLKYPQMFHAADVMLLNKVDLLPHVEFSVERCLEMARRVRPDATIFEVSARSGAGMDAWYAWLAAGVAGTRNAVKKG; via the coding sequence ATGTGCATCACCTGCGGATGTGAGACAACAGGACACGAACACGGCCACCAGCATCGCCATGACGATGGCACGGTACACAGCCATGTGCATAGCCACGAACACGGTCACGTGCATGGGGATGAACATGGCCATGAGCACGGCCATGAGCACGAGCAAGGAGATGCCTCGGTTTCGCGCGCCCGGATGACCGTCGAGACCGACATCCTGGCTCGCAACGACCGCCTTGCCGCGGCCAACCGCGCCATCTTTGCGCAGCACGGGATCTTTGTCCTGAACCTGGTCAGCTCGCCCGGCTCCGGCAAGACGACCCTGCTTGAGCGGACGCTCAAAGACCTTGCCGGCAGGTTTCGTTGCGCGGTCATCGAAGGGGACCAGCAGACCGACAACGATGCGGTCCGGATCGCCGCCACCGGGGTGCCGGTGCGGCAGATCAACACCGGAACCGGCTGCCACCTGGATGCCCACATGGTCCGCCATGCGCTGGACCACTTTGATCTCCACCAGCTCGATATCCTCCTGATCGAAAACGTCGGCAACCTGGTCTGCCCTGCCTCGTTCGACCTGGGCGAACACCACAAGGCCGTGGTGCTGTCGGTCACCGAGGGGGAGGACAAGCCGCTCAAGTATCCCCAGATGTTCCATGCCGCCGATGTCATGCTTCTCAACAAGGTCGATCTCCTGCCCCACGTGGAGTTTTCCGTGGAGCGCTGCCTGGAGATGGCCCGCCGGGTCAGGCCGGATGCCACCATCTTCGAGGTTTCGGCCAGGAGCGGTGCCGGCATGGATGCCTGGTATGCCTGGTTGGCTGCCGGCGTGGCAGGCACACGGAATGCCGTAAAGAAGGGCTGA